tgcGGAGGCGTGCTTCTCCACCCACTGCCCCGTCCTCCTGCTCGCCCCGGGGTCACCGCAGACCACCAGGCCCTCTTGCTGGGCAGATCCTCCTGGGGTCACCCGCACTCTCCCCCCTCCCGAGGGCTCAGAGTCGACATCCTCCACGCTCTGGCTGCCGTAGATCCCTCTCTGGCTGAGGCCACCATTCCTGCCATTGGTGTGTGACGGGTTTGGCTGAGCCACTCCACCTCTCTGGACTCCACTGGCACCTGGGTCCGGCGCTACATGGTCTGAGAGCTCGCCAAAATCTTCGTCCATCTCCAGACCGTCCCCGTCTCCCGAGCCCTCGTATGCCCACAGGCAGCGGCGTGGACCTTTGGTGTTCTCCGCCACGCCCTCTGCTCCGTCTTGGCCACCTGAGCTGTGACCCCGGACCCCTCCTGAAGTGTCGCCAGACTGCCCTCTGATCTTTGACCCTGATGACCCAGGTTCATTCAGGAGCCTGCAGAAGAACAATCTTCAACTCTCCACATGTAGGTAAAGTACTTTGGTTGAGTTTCACTAGAAAGCAGTTTTATTGTAACTAGAAAGTTCCCACATCTCTGTAATGTGAATTGATGACCCCTGATCATTTAGGAGCCCACAGAAGAACAAGCCTCAGCAGGCAGTACAGTAAACATCTTTCCATATGCAGGTTGGTTCAGCTTTATCAATACTCCTTTCCATTTACCCCACAATTTTAGGGCAACATAACATTTAGCTACCCAACATTGCCCTGACATGCTGTGGCCAAACCCcacaatacagacagacatgttcaAAACCATCATCATTTGAACTTCTCTACGGAAGCCTGGCTGACCTGAGCAGGTTGAGGCTGAGGGAATGAAGGGCCTTCCAGGACTCTCGTAGGCGTTTCAGGTCACGGACGATGTGAACTTTGCCCTCCTCAGAGGTCTTGGCCAGCACATTCTGCCCCTGAAACTCCGTCTGGCGAAGCTGCTGCTCCTTCTCTGGAAACTCCCCCAGCGCCCTCTGCAGGCCACACAGGATATTAATAATACAATATTGAACTTGACTACTTCAATTCAGTTGAATGCACTCACAGAGTAACAGCGTTGTCAGCTGTCAATGCCAATGTTTAAAAGTGATATTAATATACAGTAGACGACCTGAAAAAGGAATGAACTGAATTGAGTTGAAAACAACAATTGCCTTTGTTGTGACAACACACATGTAGGTCAGCTTGGTGGGAATTCTTTGTGTTTTAATAacgaggagaaagaggaggaggaggaggaggaggaggaggaggaggaggagagggtggagatgTACCTCTGCTTCGTGCTGCCTGTTCTCCACGCTCCACTCCCCGCCGGAGCTGCGGTACGACTCCAGCTTCTGCCTCATGATCATCAGCCACTTCTCCACGTTCAGCAGGCTCTCGTGGAAGTCCTCGTGCTCCCCAATGTTCTCCTCACACTCACTTACCCTCACCtggagaacacacatacacacacacacacacacacacaggcaaacacacacacacacacacacacacacacacacacacacacacacaaattcatgtaaattcacaTAAATCCAACAGTTATTGTTCCAATCTGTTAATTGCCCAAATTACCACACACAATTGACGAGTTACCCTGAGAGTTTTGTAGACTATATTCCAGTCGGTGTAGAGGCACTCAAACTTGGCCCTGTTGGTTGGACTGGATGACACCAGTGTCTCCAGAGCAGTGATGTGAGCCTCACAATCCTCCAAGTCCCTCTTGAGGACCTGCAGGTAAAGCCGCCTCCAAGGTTAAATTTCCTCATTAAAAACCTGTCGGAGACACTGCCTGACAGTGTGAGTCCCAAGTAATCCTCCCTAACCCATTTCATTTGGGGACTCCTTAAGAGAGAGGTACGGGACTTTTTCATGTACGTTAAGGCCACAAAATAAATTCACAGAGACCTCTCAAATCCAATTTACAATTGAGATTTGAGGAAAAAAAGCCTCAACAccgtatgtgtgtatttaaaagTGACTTTGAAACGTGAAAAGAGACTGACATCTTGAAGTTATATCCATACGATTATGACTTTAGTCTGTGAGTGTAATAATAGATAAGTTTGTCCAGTTAGTCTCACCCTCAGTTGGTCACACTGACTTTTCTTGGCCAGTATGTCAGGCTGAAGTCTGTTTGAAGCCAGACACTGGTCGTTAATGAAGGACAGCTTCTTACGAATGGACTCATAAGCATCACCAAAGTCCTTGGTTCTTGATATTAAGCCCTGTCAAAATCAACAAAAGGAGttattttaaaaacataaacatgtaaacaaacaatagaaacaataacaaaatgttTGTGCCAACTGCTAATCTAAACTCATTTGCAAACCGGGGTGGCATTTTTAGAAATTATGTGTAGTTTTAATGATGTGGACGTTGAGCACGTAATTCTAGATGAATGCCTGTCACTGTCACTTATCTGTAAAAAGAAGCGTTGTCAAGCAAAGATAAACATTAACAGGTGCAAGAAAGTAAACATCTTGAATACACAGTATTTTGCATACACAGCCATCAGGACCCTGCCAACCATCTCAGCAAGTGATTGCAGGTGGTTGACATGAGGGGTTAACATGAAGCGACAGAGTGAATTTTTATTTTAGTCATACACAAGAAAATATGCCAAATTCCtcatgctattggttggggacttttAAACAGAGGCCAAACCTCTCAGAGTCACATGCAAGTagtcatacccaacaacctatcTTTAATAATTATAACACAGCAGGCTGCACCACGACCATCATAccaagtgggcaccttccttcatcagtatttcatttaattaggcccacgacacctccagaaggctcaacagtggagTCTGGCGTCCAGGACccaccccctccatactcacgatgggttaggacactCGATCAATaccaggcacaacaacagagaCACCTCGAAAAGATTTCACATGCATATATCATTGTCTGACATTGCATTACCcaattatctaaacatcaatcACACTGTCCTATGGCACgccacaggctatccagggtaagGGGTGGGGTTACCTAGAGTATTACTGTCACTCTTTAGACTCTCGTTTAGGCACCTAGCAGACGCCTCTATTCAAAGCAACTTACTGTGCAGTTCTGATATACCTTCCAAAAGTATGTCTGGGTATTAAACCCATGACATTGGTGTTGTTCAGAACTTACTCTACCAGTTAAGCCACAGGAGTACTCTCTGAACAGGAATGGTTTCCACTTCTGAAAGCCATAGGTGCCGATACCCCCCCTGACAGCAACAGTGTTTAAGATTAAGACTAAACAACATCTCAGGATAGTTAATCAAAGCCAGGGAAGCAGCTTTCTAAATCAGGTTAACTATAGAGTCCTtaattcctaaatttccctctggattaataaagtatccatctatctatctatctattcatcctGTCATTGTGCTGTTGTCGACAGGTGACTTTAAATAATCTGTTCAGTAGGGGCCTGAACTGAGCTGCCACTGTGCTAGTCTGGAGAGGTGGGAATCGACACATGCAGTGCTAGTCTGGAGAGGTGGGGATCGACACATGCAGTGCTAGTCTGGAGAGGTGGGGATCGACACATGCAGTGCTAGTCTGGAGAGGTGGGGATCGACACATGCAGTGCTAGTCTGGAGAGGTGGGGATCGACACATGCAGTGCTAGTGTTGAGAGGTGGGGATCGACACATGCAGTGCTAGTCTGGAGAGGTGGGGATCGACACATGCAGTGCTAGACTGAGGAAGCTTTTGTAGACCCTGAGAGGCAAGAAAACTGTGAAACTGGAGAAGCAGGTCTCAGACTGAAAATGACTGCAATCTTGAACCTTCACTTCGACTGAGAAACATTTTGAACCCTTACAGAATAATTCAGGACGATACTTtttaacacatacatatatattctgGGGCACCTGTTAACCTTGAGACAAAAATACATCCCCTATAAGCATATGTCTTCATATTCTATGaatagaacacacacccacacaaatatacacagagGCATAGAAACTCACAAAGATCACAGATGTATGCATAAATATacaagaaaaaaatgtgttattgaGGATTATGTGCCATCTTCAGCCACCATCCAGTCGTAATGGAACAGAGGAGCAGAAATAGGTTCTGGTCAAAAGTGCCTCTCAGTTGCAACACAATTACCCTCAAGACTACCCAAAGATTACCCTCCTACCCTGCCGGGGCTGAAGTGCTTTTATGAGTTATGAGTCCTTTGACTGGTGGTGCAGCTTGCCGTGGCCTTTCACTAACATAGACGGAAtactccatctctcctttgAAAAGCAACACCAAACGGAGGTTAAACTGCCCTTTTGGAGGCTTATCTTACACCCTGACTTAATCCTACAATGGCACTAATCTCACACATGGACATTGGAGGGTAGATATGGATGTGTTTACACATAGATATAGATAAGGGTATGTCTAGACTACTCAATCCATGACTCAAAAGGGGATTTTTAGTTCACCTGCATTCCTGTACAAAATATTCCAGAGTGTGGAACAATGAAAATGAGCGGAGGGGTGTGTCTCAGTATTTTCACAGCTGCACATTATGCTAAGTCTGACAGACACTGGTTGGCAGATAATAACTGACTGTTATGAGCTGATGATCTAAAGGTTACATAGTTTAGTTCACCCATCAAGTGTTATTATCTTACACCCACCTTTGGGGCGTAAACCTAGTGTGACTGATGTGAGAATGGCCCTGTCACCAAGTGCCTGAGCAGACTTCACCTGCAGCATGGTTTCTAGGACACCTTCCAGGCCTCCAGTAATTAGGGCTACTATTTCTGGAACAAATCACGAGACAATATTCATTCTTAAAGAGGGCATAAAACCAGTGTACCGTTGAGCTGAATTAAACTTCTCTCACTATTGCTCTGACAGACTTGTTTCTGTAATATGTGTCAGATCAGATTattatgtctatctatctatctatctatctatctatctatctatctattgatctatctctctatctatcattCTACCGTTCAACCATTGTTTGTCTTGAACTCAGGTCACGATGAGCTACTGTTGTGGCCCTGCCTAAAAATGGTTGACTGCATACTGGGTATCCCTTGGCGCACTGCAATTAAACAAGTGTAACTTTTACTGACAACCTGTCCTTCCACTCTTCAGTTTGAACTATAATCCTAATGTGCTGAGGCTATTTATTATTGTATACTTTAAACAGTGTTTGATAGTGTGGTTACATAAGCAGCAGAGGCTGAGTAATACAAAATGTAGCCAACAGCTGACTTGAATGAAGGTCTGCTGCATTTTGCTCCATACAATCTGACATGCTGGATCAATGGCCAAAGACTAATGCATAATACTGTGGACTGCAGCAGGATAGAGTGGACGGCCTGAAGTCTCCCGTTGCACCCTGATTATCATGGTAAATAATATTTAAAACTAATCTTATCTGCTATTGAATAATTCACACTGCAGTTCATAAAGTAGTTACACTGTAACAAAGACTGGGAAGTTGCACTGAATAAGGTATACTACATATCTCTAGTGAGCCTGTCTCTGTTGCTTTTGCATTATATCTGGCATACTAAATCAGTTGATACTCGTTAACAACATAGCTACACTGTAACAGGGACAGTGTTATAGAAAGTTGCATTAAATTAGTTTCTATTGCAAAACTGGGTTTCCTTTTGTTACTTCAGCAACTTTTCGCTCCATTCCACCCGACATGCCAGGCCAGTGATTATGCTAGGGTCTGCTGCAGGGCTGGAGTGATTAGGTTGTTATGAGCCCCTTACGAGCCGTTCTGAGCCGCGTGAGCGAGCGCGGGGATACCTGGAGTGATTAGGTTGTTATGAGCCCCTTACGGGCCGTTCTGAGCCGTGTGAGCGCGGGGGGATACCTGGAGGCGACTCTTCCTCTGCAACAGCTGGCTGTGCAGCAGCTCACGGCGCCTCACGTTGGCGCTCAGCTCCGACAGGAGCCCCTCGGCCGTCTCGGGGCCAAACACGGAGCCCAGCAGGTCCCTCTTCACCTGCAGCTGGCTCAGGCGCTCCTGAAGCAGTAGGCTCTGCCTCAACAGtttctgaagaggaggaggagaaagaggaaagaaagaggagggagacagaggcagagaggagagagtcacACAGATGTAAGTACACCAAACTACTTGCATACAAAATACATGCATAGATACATATattaaaaatgcaaaatgtataATGAACATATCAAATACAAACAGTTTCAAATGATGAACCTCCCTTTTTCCTCTGCGAAAAAAGCAGcacctactgctatatttttctgtgctgttctgaGCTTTACAAAGTggaacagggagacagacagacggacacacacacacacacacacacacacacacacagagagagagagagagagaaagagagagaagagaaaccaGAGACAGTAGACAAGAAAAGAGGTGGGAACCatagagaggcagaaagaaagaaagaaagacattttaaaaaagCTCAATAGAAAATTGAATGACGgctgacacaggcacacagacagggagctACATTCactgaataaaaagaaaaccacAGACTGGCAGATTCCAGGccatttgcatgacatgatggctagttatctagctgatgttacagtctcctcaTAATTATAACAGGagaaggtagaaaccctcagggtgcctgtgcagcctcatattaacacgagttcacttattcacttcatattaaaatgagttcatATCACACTCTAGCAAATACCAACTGTTAAGAAGGTTccttaagctagagatagcaagGATAGTTCACTAGATagaccttgcatgttttacagaccTCTCGCGGAGGTTCGAGCTCtgtagcatcccgttaaatatgCTACAATTGGGTGGGATAACACACACCCATTTCTTTatcgttatggaagactgagagTGAATGAATTTGTTCCATCCCTTGTTGTTGTTACCCGATACTTTAATGGGATTCGTATGTGAAAGTGAGAGGAAGACCctacctggcagagttactgtgctAAATAACTTCCAGGCAAACAAAATGTATTCCCATGTATAGACCACACTTGAGTATTAACCGCAAGGCTGCAGAAATTGTACCCCCATTCCTAAGGCTACCGGTGTAATTCTAGTGCGGAGCTGTGATTCTCCCAGCACAGGTGTAATTCTAGTGCGGAGCTGTGATTCTTCCAGCACAGGTGTAATTCTAGTGCGGGGCTGTGATTCTCCCAGCACAGGTTGCACATGGCTGAGGTGAGCGAAGGCTGGGTGTTTTACCTCAATGTTCTGCACCAACAGGGCGATGTGGGAGAACTCGGACACCTCGGCAGACGCCTCCAGGACCTGGGACACCATCTGGCTCCACTGGCTGAAACCATGCAGAGGGTCCTGGAGAACCTGCCGCAGGCCTGTCTCGCTCTCAGAGGACAGACGGAACGCCCGGCCTTTCAAACTGCAATGgaaaacaaggacacacacacacaccatggtttTCTAACGAGTAACAACAAACGACATTATCATGTTATTTttaatggagagacagagagagagagtgtagacaAACATGCTTTTAAATTCAGGTGACTGGAAGTATTTCCTTTTTCCAGATCTGCCATGACTGAATATTTTTGATATTGTATTTGTCATAACTGAATATGCTCAACATTGTATATTTGTCACAACTGAATATTTTTAATATTGTATATTTGGCCTAGCAGGATATTTTTAATATGATATatttaaacatttcatttttttacatttcattataGGGTGGAGTCCTTGTGTCTGACATTGAATCTAGCCCTCTGTTCTAAGGCCTGTGATTTCCTGGAGGTTGAAGGCTGTTCAATTATACAGCCTGGTAGAATATACACCACCAAGGAATTATAAAGTAAATGAACTGGAGGTGTAAATGAGAAAGTGacttttccacctccatgccctggctaaataaatgataaaaaaaaaaactgtaaagaaatgggggagaaagaagaagaaaatattCCAATCTTCATaacataatatattttttttatctaccaTTGACGAAAGAATACAGAgtaaagagtaaaaaaaagagcAGTAAAGTGAAGAGTAAAAAAAATTCTAATCAAGTCAGAATAATTCATGAATCCACCTCCATCCTGATGGGGTTCAGATGAGTTCTATGATTAAGGTAGGAGACCATTTGAATACATATGGGTTTAACTTTGTGGAGAAGATTAGCACTGGCAGCCTCACCTATGATATTCTTTCACGGCTGCCAGGAGCTCGTCAGACAGCGGCTTGCAGTCTTGAGAGAAGTGGAAGAGTTCCTTGAGTTGCTCCTTCAGCTTCTCTGTGCGGGGCTCCTCGTCTATCAGTGTGTTCCTCACGCCCTACGGAGAAGGAAGGGGCATCTCAGGATGAGAAACACTCCTCTGCCAAAAAAAAGCTCCTGGAGTAAATTACTTTGCGAGCCAGCCATCAGATCAAAGaaatattgttttgttgtcttttGAACAATGCTAACTTTTGAATGTCGTCCAAAACTATCATTACGTTATGAGGTCAGCCATAATAATGTTATGAGTTTTGATTACAGACAGTAGTTGTTTTAGGTGGAttaatatcagaaaatgtgATCTACATCAAACGGTTAATTGGTTAACTGAATTCGTCTCATAGTCTTTTGTACAATGTTAAATTATCTCTGCGGAGGATTATCTTGTGAGTGTCACCCAAAACGCAAAGTTCAAAGCTTGGCCATAAAAActctatttgttttattttcattataaGGTGTGATTCTTTTTCCTGGATCAACCTAAGAGAATGGTCCTTCACTGTGGTCTAACTCAAACTGGCTGCCATTGTTAGTCAGTTTAATAAACATGTTATTCGTGCTGGGTCTGTATTTGACAGCTTACtggtaaatgtaaatacatctGTCCCATGTTATACCTACTACTGCAACTGATGGGAATCTGGATTCGTTTGATTTTAAACCCATTTCAGGTGCTCAAGTCTGTAAAGCTCGGAAAAACACTTATCACAAAAAGTCTGCGGGTCCAGACAATCGGCATCCAAATCCCTTAAATATGACGGCCGATATTACTGCTGGGCCTCTTACTCATGTTAGAGCCTTCTATCCAACTCCGTTCCTGGAATTTGGAAAGCTGCATATGTTCTCCCCTTAAAGATGGAGACCCCTCAGAGTTAAACAACTACCGTCCAATTTCCAAACCCTCAGTCAAACTTGTAGTTAAACCAGTTTTTACTGACAAGATTAtattacaagattttacacaaatatggtctgcatagttgtatttattgtgacattggAGATGAACACTAACATAACCAACActttagttttgctgaaatactgctcgcGTGATTGATTGCAGTGCTCTATTGTATATGCATGCAGTCTCCCTCATTTCACAGAGCCTTGATTCAGTGCACCATGCATCAATACGACAAATGCAAGTCTCTTACTCACCATTGTATTCTTTATGGCTTGGCGCACTGGGCATCACTGACCACTTGCCCTGGTATATTTTTATGTATAAAATGATACTGGGTAAACTTCCAGCTAACCTCTGTAACTTTCTGTAACTTCAGCTTGGATAGTTACCAGCAacagatagatacatttatATCCACTGATAAATTTAAGGGCATTATAAAGAATGTGGTGAATGAGACATGTAGCTGTTTTTCTTGATAGGCCATTACGTTTAAATAACtgttttaataaacaaacagattTTTGTATATCATGTTAGTCGTATTTATgctgtatatgtttttttttaatatgttgcAAATGTGTACAGCTGCTATCTCTTGTAAAAGACATTTCCCATCAAAATGGGACTTCCAGGTAAAACAAAGGCGAAGGGAAAGTCCTCCATCAAACGCAAATGTCCTATCTCGCAATGTTAGTGAAagtggaaaacaaaaacaaactcatGGATTCGCCCTGTGATTCAGATCCACTCCCAAATGTAATGGGTTTTtcatgctacacccctccaccaagttaAATGAAAATTCCGCCTGGTAGTTTTTTTACGAATTCCtcttgacaaacaaacaaactgacagacaaacaaactgaactgaaaacatGACCTCCTTGGAAGAGGTAACTAACTCGCCGCCCCTCATCTAATTACTCTGGGCCAGCTGCCTGATTATCATTCCCTTTCATGAAGTTAAGCTTTTTTTTGCCCTTATCTGCAGAATTACAGGTCTGGCTTGAAGTTAAAATGTCATGCGTCATGAATTATTCCGTTGGTTTAGACTGGTCTCCACTCCTCAACTTAAGGAAAACACATCTCTACTTTAAGTCACGAAAGATCTCTGCTGTGTAATCTGTGTAAACAGTCCAACATTGATTTTGTACAGCAGATGTAAATACTACGCATCTCTAAGTCTgtttactgactgactgaaagaaCATTCTGAGGAAAGGAGCCGCCTCTGCAAGCTAACAGCAATGCTACTCATATGACAATGAGGCTATCTGTGAGGTAGCGTGACACCCAAGTCATGACACACTAACTGCAAGGCACAACCTCACATCTGTGAGACAAGCTTTGAGATATTATGAAGCACTGAAACACTGAGGCTAAGAGACATTAATTGTGAGACCATGAGTAAGACACCCACAGGGTGACACTAGCAATGAGACCCTAATGATGAGACGAACAGTGAGACACTAATGGTGAGACGAACAGTGAGACACTAATGGTGAGACGAACAGTGAGACACTAATGGTTAGATACTACCATATGACCATGACCATGAGACACCAGCATTAAGACACCAGCAGTGAGACACTGACCATGAGACACTGAAAGCAAAACAGAAGCAGTGAGACCCTAATAATAAGATTAGCATTAAGACACTAAGGGTGAGACACTGTCATATGAAAATAAGAATGAGACACCAGCAGTGAGACCCTAGCATTTAGACACCAGCAGTGAGACCTTAGCAGTTAGACACCAGCAGTGAGACCCTAGCAGTTAGACACTAACCGTGCACCTCCTCCACTGTGCCACCAGCTGCTCCTCTGTGCGATCTCCACCCCCGTCTCCAACTTTGCCCTCCAGCTCTCTCGCCAGCCTCTGCACCAGCGCCCTCATGTCCCTGATGCCTGCCCACAGCTGCTCACACTGGGCCTGGTACTGGCCCCGGGAATCCAGGGAGCTCTGCAGTCTGCCGCGGGCCTCATGTAGGCTTACCCGGAGCCTCTCCCAGGCGGCCCACAGCTCCTTCATCTCCTGCGTCAGCTCCTCGGCCCCCAGCGGGGTGGTGTTGGCCCTCACGGCCTCCGCCAGCCCCTTGATGTGGCACAGAGTCTGCTCCTCGTTGGCTATGCTGGTCTCGAGCTCCTGGAAGGGAAGTGGAAGAAGACTTAGGAACAGCGTGAGAAGCAGGCCAAGCAAGGCCGGGCTGTAACTGACATAGAAGTATACACTGCAGCAGATGGCAAACGAACAACACTCTTCTAGCTTGGTGGATCACCAGGGttgcacagagcacagaaaaacatgctgctgatgatgatatTATGAGTTCCCTTTTGTTGTGTGATATTCTGATTGCTTATTGGTAGGAGTGTTCACCATACCTGCAGTAACTGCAGCTTGTTATCTGCGTTGTCTGTCTGCTCGTTGAAGAGGCTGACCTCCTGTGCCTTGGAGAGCAGCCATGTTTGGAACTTATTGACGTAGTCCTGGTACTGCTGGTGCTCCTCGGCTATTCTCTGAACCAACAGTAGCCTCTCCTACAAAGTCACAGATACAATAAACAATATGGAATTACACAACTAATTACACAGTTAAcgcccaacacaaacacacacacacacacacacacacacacacacacacacacacacacacacacacacaaatactgtccATTCAAGAACTGTAGTTTGTGTCTAGAGCGGCCGTTCTGTAGTGAATGAAACCACGgtaatgtattacacacaccacatcctgtcttacacacacatttccaccacTGAAAGACGCATAGAGTAAAACCCTAACCTCATATAGCTGCAGTTATCAGTGCAGATGTGCCTAAATGAAGTATCTTATAACAAAGCATTTAAACCAGACTGCTGAGAGTGGAGACAGCACTGACAGTCATAACAGAGTTAAAAGAAGACCGCGCAGCATTCAATGAAATCCTTTGAGGAAGTTTAGCGAAGTCCTTTTGTAGGGATTTTCCAGTAGTTTTAACAAGAGGCAACAAAGAAGAGAAGGTTGACGTGTTGCTTcgccgtccccctacacactcatacaatatTGATACACCCCTGCTGCTTTTAGTCTAGAATTATTAGAATTCTGATTCCAGAATGTTCAGCTTCAGTGTGATGGTAGAGACAGCTGGTCCGCTCACCACAGCCTTGTCCTGTACGTCGCTGTAGGCGTCCTGCAGGGCGTCCTGCTTCTCCGGGTCCACGCTGGGGTCCTCGGTGCGGTTGTGCAGCGCGGCGGCCTCGTCCAGCAGCCTCTCCAGCAGCAGGGCCTGGGCCTGGACGTCGCACAGGGTCACCTGCGTATGGTCCACCTGCCATAGCTTCTCCCGCACGCCCGGCTGCAATTCCGGAGCCGCCTCCAGGGAGCGATCCAGCTTGGCCAGCCACGCCTGGAATTCCTCGTGGGCCTTCAGGTACTCACTCCAGTGCAGCCACACCCACTCTATACGGCTAGATTGAGAGGAGGGGATTGGAGGTAGGGACAGAAGAGGCCTGGTCTGAGCGCATCCAACTTTATACCCTTGATAAATGTACGATACCGTAACTGAGGTCAATAGGGAGCACCAATCCAACACCAGTGCAATTTGAAATTAAAACATATAAAGTTTAACTTGGTTTATAATCATTCTTCCATAAGGAATTATTTTAGGTTGTGCAAATTACACAGTTGTTAAATATGTACATAATCATGTTGTTACAATTTTATAATAGCAGTGACTAAGTAACACTAAATGCTGCGTGGGTCCATAAAGTCTGGCCAATACCATATCCGTTTGAGCCAaaaacagtgcacaactggacCAGTGAATCATtgctgagaaacactgcttttaTCTTTTTGCACAACCCTTTTATTTCTAAAGGGTTAAGCATTCATGGTCAAGTTTATTTCTGCACAAAGCTAATTCACCTTTGGCTGTGTCTAAATCACCAGTTCTGCTATATATTTATCTTTGGCTGCCTCTAAATCACCAGTTCTGCTATAGATTTATCTTTGGCTGTGTCTAAATCACCAGTTCTGCTATAGATGTATCTTTGGCTGTGTCTAAATCACCAGTTCTTCTATAGATTTATCTTTGGCTGCCTCTAAATCACCAGTTCTGCTATAGATTTGTCTTTGGCTGTGTCTAAATCACCAGTTCTGCTATAGATTTATCTTTGGCTGTGTCTAAATCACCAGTTCTGCTATAGATTTGTCTTTGGCTGCCTCTAAATCACCAGTTCTGCTATAGATTTGTCTTTGGCTGTGTCTAAATCACCAGTTCTGCTATAGATTTGTCTTTGGCTGTGTGTAAATCACCAGTTCTGCTATAGATTTGTCTTTGGCTGTGTCTAAATCACCAGTTCTGCTATAGATTTGTCTTTGGCTGTGTGTAAATCACCAGTTCTGCTATAGATTTGTCTTTGGCTGTGTCTAAATCACCAGTTCTGCTATAGATTTGTctttggctgtgtgtctgtttctggtGTGCTTGGCATCAGGGTTTGTGTTATTACACAGTAATTCCCAACCCGTGGCTCATTAA
Above is a window of Clupea harengus chromosome 14, Ch_v2.0.2, whole genome shotgun sequence DNA encoding:
- the syne3 gene encoding nesprin-3 is translated as MTQQEQHEFGESVDGAVAWMRAVQERLRVNDNTQGPRAALEARLRETERIHESEHDGRLKMDRALVAADVLLQNGDEETRHQTHAKLRDLKALWEETTTYIIHCHSRIEWVWLHWSEYLKAHEEFQAWLAKLDRSLEAAPELQPGVREKLWQVDHTQVTLCDVQAQALLLERLLDEAAALHNRTEDPSVDPEKQDALQDAYSDVQDKAVERLLLVQRIAEEHQQYQDYVNKFQTWLLSKAQEVSLFNEQTDNADNKLQLLQELETSIANEEQTLCHIKGLAEAVRANTTPLGAEELTQEMKELWAAWERLRVSLHEARGRLQSSLDSRGQYQAQCEQLWAGIRDMRALVQRLARELEGKVGDGGGDRTEEQLVAQWRRCTGVRNTLIDEEPRTEKLKEQLKELFHFSQDCKPLSDELLAAVKEYHSLKGRAFRLSSESETGLRQVLQDPLHGFSQWSQMVSQVLEASAEVSEFSHIALLVQNIEKLLRQSLLLQERLSQLQVKRDLLGSVFGPETAEGLLSELSANVRRRELLHSQLLQRKSRLQGLISRTKDFGDAYESIRKKLSFINDQCLASNRLQPDILAKKSQCDQLRVLKRDLEDCEAHITALETLVSSSPTNRAKFECLYTDWNIVYKTLRVRVSECEENIGEHEDFHESLLNVEKWLMIMRQKLESYRSSGGEWSVENRQHEAERALGEFPEKEQQLRQTEFQGQNVLAKTSEEGKVHIVRDLKRLRESWKALHSLSLNLLRLLNEPGSSGSKIRGQSGDTSGGVRGHSSGGQDGAEGVAENTKGPRRCLWAYEGSGDGDGLEMDEDFGELSDHVAPDPGASGVQRGGVAQPNPSHTNGRNGGLSQRGIYGSQSVEDVDSEPSGGGRVRVTPGGSAQQEGLVVCGDPGASRRTGQWVEKHASASTSTSGVEDLPLEDGYGLSSNERSGLEGSSPGSFRTRVTRRDTTTTTTNEGASGRDSGALVTPTKGGRGATGSGERQREFDVWLQRESDKLSGILSSHRTISAKELKIRENTLKALRARVSWGQGQFQQLLDSRSEVEDVELEELRYRWMLHKSKLKDVGDLGDRLRVAEVGAQREELIRTGKEESRCGFLYRVCRVALPLQLLLLALLLLAFLLPMMDEGTSCSLSNNFARSFNIMLRYDGPPPT